In the genome of Sciurus carolinensis chromosome 3, mSciCar1.2, whole genome shotgun sequence, one region contains:
- the Fam187a gene encoding LOW QUALITY PROTEIN: Ig-like V-type domain-containing protein FAM187A (The sequence of the model RefSeq protein was modified relative to this genomic sequence to represent the inferred CDS: deleted 1 base in 1 codon) gives MYPGIVTLLKGNLPRMWPLKSPDMSLAHTAVLLWAWGSLQAFEIVEKENIFQKTPCPAFLMFDNAAYLADMSFELPCHCKPEEVLAVVWYYQKHVGSSHTKVLTDFDGRVLTEAAQVRVGSDMLVRFSIRMFSLLVFRAQPEDSGLYFCGTRKGEYFYAYDVDIQSSERMVATFKDMGQEPFADEYYGNLHVFTTFWEWTPCDRGGVRGEQWRIGLCYLQSPDLSPRYRRTLSDVVSCGSRAVPRRLRTTIRYHMPELLVQSCLVPCKEKNKVQESLLAITNYVFKVGSRPWVPQVPIQYHQQRLGHGLIISCPGARPEHAVAWDKDHQYLYRTQYLKGVNRSMRVFIDHGNHLHIRFTQLSDRGIYYCWRQGVRIAGFRLGVTSRGRYPVSLSDPETRAAVELTLISYLLITAVFVTVHLCRCCRYSFRFCPNFSP, from the exons atgtaCCCTGGAATTGTCACACTACTCAAGGGCAACCTTCCCAGGATGTGGCCACTGAAATCTCCAG ATATGAGCCTGGCCCACACCGCTGTGCTCCTATGGGCCTGGGGAAGTCTCCAGGCCTTTGAAATAGTGGAGAAGGAGAACATTTTTCAGAAGACCCCCTGCCCTGCTTTCCTTATGTTTGACAATGCTGCCTACTTGGCAGACATGAGCTTTGAGCTTCCCTGCCACTGTAAGCCCGAGGAAGTGCTGGCTGTAGTCTGGTACTATCAGAAGCATGTGGGTAGCAGCCACACCAAAGTCCTGACAGACTTTGATGGGCGTGTGCTGACAGAGGCAGCCCAGGTGCGTGTGGGCAGTGACATGCTGGTCCGCTTCAGCATCCGCATGTTCAGTTTGTTGGTTTTCCGGGCCCAGCCAGAGGACTCTGGCCTGTACTTCTGTGGTACCCGCAAAGGGGAATACTTTTATGCCTATGATGTGGACATCCAGAGCAGTGAGAGAATGGTGGCTACCTTCAAGGACATGGGCCAGGAGCCCTTTGCTGATGAGTACTATGGAAACCTCCATGTCTTCACCACCTTCTGGGAATGGACACCCTGTGACCGCGGCGGGGTGCGTGGGGAGCAATGGCGCATTGGCCTCTGCTACCTGCAGAGCCCTGACCTGTCTCCACGGTACCGTAGGACACTGTCTGATGTAGTGTCCTGTGGCTCGCGGGCTGTGCCTAGGAGACTGCGCACTACAATCAGATACCACATGCCTGAGTTGCTGGTTCAGAGCTGCTTGGTGCCCTGCAAAGAGAAGAACAAGGTCCAGGAGAGTTTGCTGGCCATC ACAAACTATGTGTTCAAAGTGGGCAGTAGGCCCTGGGTGCCCCAGGTGCCCATTCAGTACCACCAGCAGAGACTGGGCCATGGACTCATCATCTCCTGTCCTGGGGCCCGGCCAGAGCATGCTGTAGCTTGGGACAAGGACCACCAGTACCTCTACCGCACCCAGTACctaaaaggtgtcaacagatccATGAGGGTGTTCATCGACCATGGCAACCATCTCCACATTCGCTTCACCCAGCTGAGTGACCGGGGCATTTACTATTGCTGGCGGCAGGGGGTGCGGATCGCTGGGTTTCGACTTGGTGTAACATCTCGAGGGCGCTACCCAGTCTCACTGTCAGACCCTGAGACTCGTGCAGCTGTGGAGCTCACCCTGATAAGCTATCTGCTCATCACGGCAGTTTTTGTCACCGTTCACCTCTGTCGTTGCTGCCGTTACTCGTTTCGCTTTTGTCCCAACTTTTCCCCCTAG
- the Ccdc103 gene encoding LOW QUALITY PROTEIN: coiled-coil domain-containing protein 103 (The sequence of the model RefSeq protein was modified relative to this genomic sequence to represent the inferred CDS: deleted 1 base in 1 codon; substituted 1 base at 1 genomic stop codon), with protein MTLRKSPSSLRTSAEFYRDWRRHLRSGPERYQALRSLGSQTGSPLPDXCGFGLLGELLVTLADHVRLADRLTVLGVLRSLASTGRFTLNLSLLSHAEKESCRELFQKLQAMATSRPVNEGLCRDKQAVAEQDGGLQEEEGLLQELLGLYQMH; from the exons ATGACCCT GAGAAAGTCCCCTTCCAGCCTGAGGACCTCAGCAGAGTTCTACCGAGATTGGCGACGACAC TTGCGGAGTGGACCAGAGCGCTACCAGGCCCTGCGCAGCTTGGGGTCCCAAACTGGGTCACCTCTTCCAGACTGATGTGGGTTTGGACTTCTAGGGGAGCTGCTGGTGACCCTGGCTGATCATGTGAGGCTAGCTGACAGGCTGACAGTGCTGGGGGTCCTACGCAGCCTGGCCAGCACTGGGCGCTTCACCCTGAACCTGAGCCTTCTGAGCCATGCTGAGAAAGAGAGTTGCCGAGAGTTGTTTCAGAAGCTGCAGGCCATGGCTACCTCCAGGCCCGTGAACGAGGGGCTCTGTCGAGACAAGCAGGCTGTGGCAGAGCAAGATGGTGggctccaggaggaggaggggcttctGCAGGAGCTATTAGGGCTGTACCAGATGCACTGA